The Bradyrhizobium sp. CCBAU 051011 DNA segment GGGTGAAATCGACGATGATCCCGGCGATCACGGGCGCGCGCCCTTTCGCCGCTTCCACCGTCGCCGCCACCAGGTCCCGATATTCCTCGTGGTCGAGCGTATGCCCCTCACCGGTCGAACCGCCGGCCGCCATGCCATGACTGCCGGCCGCGATCAGCCAGTCGACCTGGGGTGCAACGAGTTTGAACTCGATCTCGCCGTCTTTCCGAAATGGCGTGGTCATCGGCGGTACCACGCCGGTCGGACGTGTTTTCATCGAACTGCCCTCGCGTTCCACCCGAATGTGCGGGTGTGTTCCCGCTTTCCCGGCGATACCAGCCGGTCGCGGCAAGCCTACTGAATGTCGTCGCGGCGATCCAGTTGCAGCATCAACGCGGCTGATCAGCAGAAATGCCGGAGCAACAATGGAGGTGGCGACTTTTGCGCTGCAGCGCCAATACTGCCGGGGCCAGCGGTTGCGCTGGCAGTCCCTTGACCTATGTCAATGGACTGCACGGCGCGATGGCGAACCTTCCCCGGGGCGTAACCTGCTCGCGTGACAGGGTGCGGGGGATTGTTCACCTGACGCCGCTTGCTGCGAAAACCGACATATCGAGGGCACCGCAGATGAATGTGGCAGTCCGACTCCTGATCGCTTTGGCGGTCGCGTTGACGTCGCTGGGTGCGATGTCGCCGGAACGTTCCGAACAACCCGCCGATGAGACCGAGATACGCATCGGCAATCTCATGCCTTATTCAGGAAAGCTGGCCGAATTCGCCGCCATCGGAAGAGCCCAGGCTGCCTATTTCGACATGATCAATGCCCAGGGCGGGATCAACGGCCGCAAGATTCGCTTCATCTCCCGCGACGACAATTCCGATCCCACCGTTGCGCTCGACATGACGCGCAAACTGGTCGAGCAGGACAATGTCCACCTGATATTCGGTTCCTTCGGAACGCCAGGGAACCTTGCGATCCGGCGTTTCCTGAACGAGAAGAAAATTCCCCAGCTGTTCCCGGTTTCCGGCGCCGATGAGTTGAGCGATCCGAAGGCGTTTCCGTGGACGATGGGCTGGCAGCCGTCATCCCAGGCCGCGGGGCGCATCTACGCCAACTACATCCAGGCCACCTATCCGCAGCGCAAGATCGTGATCGTTTGGCAGAACGATCACTTCGGCAACGACCTGCACAAGGGAATCCAGAAGGGCCTCGGCGACCTCAAGCGCATGATCATCGTCGGCCTCGCCTTCGATGTAGCCGATGAGCATATCGATGGACATGTTTCCATCCTGAAGCGATCCGGCGCCGAGATCCTGCTGTTCGCAGGCGTCCCGACAGCAGCCTCGCAAGTCATCCGCTTTGCGGCAGACCTGCATTGGCACCCGGCGTTGCTGTTGAACGATGCGGCGGCCTCCATCGGCGCCACATTGGGGCCCGCAGGGGCGCAGAAATCCGCTGGTGTGATTTCGGCCACGTTCCTCAAGGATCCGACCGATCCGGCCTGGAAGGACGATCCGGCAATCAAGAACTGGCTGAACTTCATGGACAAGTATTATCCCGACGGGGACAAGGGCAGCGGCGCCGCGCTTTACGGCTATGCCGCCGCGGAGACGCTGGTTCAGGTGCTGAAACAATGCGGCAATGATCTCTCGCGCGAAAATATCATGCGGCAGGCAGCTTCGTTGAAGGACTTCGAGGTTTCCGTCCTTCTGCCCGGCATCAAGGTAAACACCGGCACGGACGATTACCGGCCGATCAAGCAGATGCGCCTCGTTCAGTTCGACGGCCGCACCTGGCAGCTAATCGGCGACGTGATCGATACGGCGTTCACGGACGGTCAGAACAAATAGGCCGCGAGATTTTTCCCAGGCGCGCGCGCTTGAAGCTCGATGCGTCAGCGCTTGCAGATGTCGCGGGTCTCTTTCTGCTCGCTGCGCATGACCTGCATTATTTCGGCCGGGGCAAAGCTGCCGAAATCGGCGGCGACGAGCGTACCGTAGCGACGGTGGTTCTTGAGCATGAGCAACAGGCGATCTCTGATATTCTCGATGGCGCGTGCGTCATCGGCCGATATCGCCGGCTTGCCTGTAGAACCGGCGGTCTGCTTGGCGTAGGCAAAGAACTTGGTAGTGGCCTCCACTGCCGCGGCGCGGTTATCGGGATCGCAGAGTTCGCGATCGTCCAAGGCGTAGATGCAGCTCGCCAATTGTCCCCATGAGTTGGCCTGATTGATCGTCTGGTTTTCGGACCAGCGGTCTGACTTGCCAGCCATTGCGGAAATGTTCGCCTGCATGCTGCCGGCCTTCAGGATGAAGTACGCTGCGCTCGGCTCCATCTTACTGGCGTCCGGACCGACGTCCACCGCCTTGAAAATACAGCTTCGCACGACCGGCGCGGTTTCCGGCCGGCCGATACGATTGGTGTCGGCAAACATTGAAACACTGGGTCCGCCCGAGAACTGGCTCTTCACCAGATCCGATATTTTAGGCGCCCAGATCCATCCGCCGACGACGAGGAAGCCGCCGAGGAAGGCAATGATGGGCATGCGGATGAGGCTGAAAATTTCGCCGGCCATTTCAAACTCCTGGCACTAGGCCTTCGGGCAATTGTCGCTCGTACCTTTGTAGCGATCGAGCATCGGCTTCATCGCTGTGGGCACGCTCCAGCCGAAATCGGCCTTGATCAATCGCCCGCTGCTGGTGTCCTGCACCAGGGCTGCGTTGATCGCGCGGTTGCGCGGGCTGTCCCAGAGCTTCCTGACTGTGGACATTTCGGCTTCGCCATATCGCTTGGCCGTGTTCATCATCTCATCGAACTTCGCAAAATAGCGATTGATGTAATCGACGATGTAGGCGCGGTTGTTCCGCTCGCAGACCGCGTTGGGGTGCGTGACGA contains these protein-coding regions:
- a CDS encoding ABC transporter substrate-binding protein: MNVAVRLLIALAVALTSLGAMSPERSEQPADETEIRIGNLMPYSGKLAEFAAIGRAQAAYFDMINAQGGINGRKIRFISRDDNSDPTVALDMTRKLVEQDNVHLIFGSFGTPGNLAIRRFLNEKKIPQLFPVSGADELSDPKAFPWTMGWQPSSQAAGRIYANYIQATYPQRKIVIVWQNDHFGNDLHKGIQKGLGDLKRMIIVGLAFDVADEHIDGHVSILKRSGAEILLFAGVPTAASQVIRFAADLHWHPALLLNDAAASIGATLGPAGAQKSAGVISATFLKDPTDPAWKDDPAIKNWLNFMDKYYPDGDKGSGAALYGYAAAETLVQVLKQCGNDLSRENIMRQAASLKDFEVSVLLPGIKVNTGTDDYRPIKQMRLVQFDGRTWQLIGDVIDTAFTDGQNK